The Arabidopsis thaliana chromosome 5, partial sequence genomic interval ATTACAATCCCACTTCAATGGTACACAAGTACCTGCTCATTTACTCGACTCCGATTCATCATCCGACGTGAACTACACAATTTTTTATCgaccattttattatttataaatagcaaactaataaaataattatttactttgataattatattttccatGTATTAAATTAACTAAAACGAAAGGTATGTACGTCAAAAACAGtgagaaaaaatcatattgGCATAGGCATAGTATTTGAACTTTAAGAACCAAACAGAACCCGATACGAATTTGAATTCgatgttttaaaatatgtgAACGGATCCTAAACTTTACTATAAAAAAACTCGAACCAAACTTGAATAAATATACGAATATAGCggaaatataagtatatagttaaatatattaagaatatttatatttttacttgtAATAACCTAAATGCCTCAAATATTTGGATGTTAAGATATTTTCAGATACTTTAACTACTTTTGGCTATATTCTAGTAAAAACTACTCGGGTTTGGTAGATTTTTCGGGTATTTTTCAATtgtatatttacatataattaaatacaaaaaaattgatatttggatattttggGTACATCCAAATCTGAATCCAAAAAAACTGACATGAATCCGACACAAACCGGAAGttttaaaatatccaaatagATCCAAAATTTCTAAATCTCAAAAACCCGAATTCAACAAATATGAACCGAATATCCGAACTACCAGGCCTAATATTCATATGTCAAAAGCAATTAAAAACCAACATTCCAGTATCTGTATATCTAAAAACCAATGATTTATCTATCatgacaatgatgatgatcgaTGTTATGATTAACAGTTTAACAACCAACAACTGCAATAAAAGATAGGAATCATTTGTTCATGATTATTTCAAAGGCATCATTCATCCACCAGCTTCAATTATTCTACACCCTAACTTCAACTCTCAATCCTAATTCACTTTTCATTATTATCTTATCATTTCTGTGTTCAAAACGTCACTTCGAGTTGGAATGTATTTTTTGGTAGCACTGTTGAATTAAAGTTacagaataataataaataggAATAATATCCACAAACTAcataaatttgtaaacaaagaGTTATTTACGTATAATGAAAAATACTAATTATGTTTCatgtttaaattttcatatcgacttcaaaatattttaattaatacatttataagttcctttttgtatttcatacaatgaaataaaaagagacaaaagtaaaatttagtgaaaaataaataaaacacattGTGAAATAGAGTTTACTATAAAGGATAGATTGTTATAGAATCGCACAACTCAAAATGTCAAAGAAGACATTAAATTCCACGGACTCAATTCGGTTAAATTATCATTTgcaataataaattaaaagtaatttgCCGCCTGCTATTATGACACTCTCTGACGACTACACATTTTCCTTTGTATTGTCagaattaaaaattattcatatttctggacgaaacaaaaaaaataacatttaaaatcTAGCGTTTTCGAAGCCGTGCAAGTcgctcttcttcatcatagCTAACTTAGCCAGTTTCTCAGCCGCTCTCCACGCTGATGCTGGAGTCAACGGCTCACCGTTTTCATCCATCAACGTCATCGTCGTCGTGGTCTCTCTCTCGCTTCCTCTCCGCCGTTGATTATGTTGCTGCTGGTGCTGACTTTGATACTCCATTAGTTGTTGTCCTCTCCATTGAACTTCCACCAGCTCTGCCTCCACGACCTTTATGTACTCAGCCGCTTCCACCGTTCCCGACTGGCCAAGCAACGCACGCGCTGATGTTAGCAAGTGGTATGCGCTTGTGCATTCTCCGTATTCCACTAGCCTCCGCGACTCGGCAACAGCCCGAGTCGCTATAAAGAGGCTTCTAAGCCGTTCGATtctaggagaagaagatgatcgaACGGCTTGAGGAACGCGGAGAGATTGGTCTCGTCCATATACAACTTCTTGTGTCGATGGGTCCTTAAAGAGACCTCTAACTGACAAAATCTGGTAGGCCCTAGTGGCGGTTGACGGGACCCTAAGCTCAACTAGAAGCTCTCTTTCCTCTCCTGCGTAGAGGTCCCCAAGCCGGACTGACCCGGAACCGGAACTAACCAAAGTAGGCCGTCCATTACATAGATAAATGGCTGAGATTTCACATGGTCCAGATCCTGATCCAACCCGGATTTGGATCCTGAGATCTTGAACCACTACGCTAAGCAATCCTCCTATGCATTTTGCAAAAGCTTCCTCTGCAGGGGCGTTACTACATCCACCGCTTTCTCCGAAGCCATGCTCAGTAACAGGGATCTCAATGTGAGCAAAACGTGTTGATCCCACGTTAGTTATTGTTGACCGTTGATTTGTGTGGACTTTACTCAACTGGCCCTGACCGTCCGTTAGGAGTACGATGCTAGCCACCGGGTTTCTCTCCCTACGATCTTCAAGCACTCTTGATGCTTTTTTTAATGCCTCACTTGTGTTAGAACCTTGACCACAAAGCAACCCATCTACCACGGCTCCAGCAGAGCGTTTGCCGTGTTCGGTCATTCTCTTCAGCGGAAGGAGTCTCTTGGGAACCGTCATGACGACGGCAACGATAGATAGCCGATCAGCTGAGCCAAGCGAGGAGATCACAAGCCTCATGGCTCGTTTGACCATTTGTAGTTTCGCACCGTTCATTGTTCCACCTACGTCAACTACAACCACCAAGTCCACCGGTGCACGCTGCGACGGATCTAAAAGCCTACGCCCTACACCGCCTCTTGCTGTTAGAGGTGGTGGCGCCTTCACCCGCAAAGCCACTGCACGAGTCTCGTAACCACACCCAACAGAGACAACCGCCGCTTCAGGCAACAAACTCACCTGAACGTTTCCAAAATCTCGACCATTGACCGGAATCTCATTAGTTTTGACAGCAAAAGAAGGGTTCGGATCCACCACAAATCCCTTGAACTGAGGCACGTCATCCTCCTCTTCCCCTCCACAATTCTCATCAGCTTCAGGTATAGTGACAAACCTCGGCGAAAGCAAAGGCTCATCATCGTCGTAAAATCTCGAATAATCACTCTGCTTTGGCCTTGGTTTTGCTCTGGGAGAAGACGTGACAACAACGCGCTTCTCCTGGATTACGGAAACAGAGTCGTCCAGGGGAGATTCAGTTGCATTCTTATGAGGAACAAGGAGAGAAGCGTCTTTCCAGATGGAATTACAAACAGGACAAACAAGCTTGCCCTGTTTACGAACATAGTCGGCAATACAAGGGAAATGAAATGCGTGTGAACACTCGGCCGTATACTTCGCCGTTCCTTGCCCTGTTTTCACACTGTTCAAACATATTCCACAAGTACTCTGCAAAAAGTTAACCAACCATCAAAAACATGCCTTTATAAGttatttttatctctttgttgCTTAATATGTTTCTTACTCTGAATTTGAAGCTGTTGCGAAACAGAGAGAGTTTTAACGGTGACCGAGGCGAAGAAGGGTTAGAGATAGCGGCCAAAGACAGTCTTGGACTCTTAGTCGCCGATCTTGGCGTCGAAGTTTGTTCCGCCGTGGGAGTTTGAGCATCTGCAGTCCGACAACGTAGGCTAGGACTAGAAGTTGATCGGGGAGTTGAAGGATTACTTCCTCCGGATAGAAAAGCTAGCTTAACGCAGCTTCTTGGGCTAGGACTTGGGGTAAGATTATAGCCGGTGCGTTGCTTGTCGAGATCCGGCGCCGCGGCATCGCTGTTTCTAGGGGCGGTGGTGCAAAAGGCTCGTCGCCAACCAGTACCCATTGGTGTATATTATTAATCTTGggttgttttggttttcaagaTGGAGAaagttttagaaaaacaagaaaaaggaagaagataaagattgaaagattttggcagagaagaagacaaaggaaAACGGTGACAGTTTCGGATTTTGCTTTGGTCTCAATTGTTGTTATTATCACTCTGCATCTCAGAATGGGAGATCTGTGGAGTTTTagtataaaaagatttttaaaatggtttttctttctttattgtCCAGATTCCAAGTTtggactctctctctctgcttcttctcctatGATTCCTCTCAAGGGTCCGATATATAAgcctaaaatatttatactgTAGCTGGATTTTGCATTTAATTCTTGGGATTTCTTTTTGATGACGCGAATgtcgaaaacaaaaagtatttttttttaattgaagaAGTCTATTATGTGGacgattttcttttttggacgattttcattttatatttgaaaaagtaCAATTAAATGAATGACAAGAGGATATTTTGATCTATGTGATATATCATGTTTTTGAAGacgattttcttcttttatttagcttttacaaacaaataattattttatccgTTACATGTTTTTCATACATAAATTTAAACGTCcaatgtaaaaaataaaaatgaaataaattatgtatgtatgtttGCTTATGTGATTTCAGTTTTACATAGAGCtttatctttttctatatcatgtttcttttcatatatctAATTCATCAAATAGatatatgtaatatgtttCGCTATATAAACATGTTATTTATTagattatatacatatatatatatatatatatatcttgaaagttttgtataattatttattgtattaatttttttggttttaaaactAACATAATTAGTTAGTTACattttcaccaattttttGCTAGTATTCTTTTgctatttttcaatttataaattttagcAACTGTTACTAACCTAAATACTTCTTCGAATCTTGTTGTTAACCTACTTGACTTTTGACCGTCTCTTTTACAACTTGTTTATACTTTGTCTTCGGACCTCAAATCTCATATGGTTGtgtcatttttttgttttgaaaaatttatgtCGTCATAGGTATCGTGACCACACTATGTAATGTCAAAAAGACCCAAATTAAAGACGTTACTGTATCTTGTCTATCGAAGTGATCCGTCCAAACAGCTATATCGTGCAAGCCTACATCCAAAAAATTTCATTCACATATCACATATGCTACATTTAAACCATtcaaaaagagtaaaaaaaaaaaaaaccattcaAACAAAGGTCGAATAACAAAACGCACATGCCGCAATAGAGAATTCAACAGCCCATATGAGAAAAGATCAcaacaaaattttagtatatCCCAGGCTGAAGATTCGTTTCCTAGACCAAGTACATAATTAAAGAGGCAACcatactaattaattataattataccGAATATGCATGATTACAAAGGACAACAACTCATTAACTATTCTACGAATTACTACTATCATTGATCCTCCTTAACCACATGACCACCGTACAGTAAATCCAAAACGATGgtctaaaaaaataagatatgaaATAAACtactttttcttaatgttttagagaaaaagttGTTGGAAAACAAATGTTTCCTATTTCCTATGTTAAAGCGgtctaacattttttattttatcattttgaaagtcaaactaaaataaaataacttatatagttatagagacttaatttaataaatgttttcaGGTGTTGCaatattttgcttttattatatatgagcaaaataaaacatgtaaTCTTTTGAAGCTTATGAATATAACAGTAACATggccaaaaaaagaagaaagtaaagaGCGCACATGTCCTGAAATGGAAGCCGTGTTTATTGGGGTGGTAGTTAAGATGCGACCCTTAATAATACAATCACATGCCTCTTATGCGACCCTTAACCAACATGGTTTATGTATCTTCATAATCATTTCACAACCTACCTTTAATTATATAGTATTAATGGTGCTacttttttattgattatttctttgatcaatttgtttttgtatcgACATAGATATTCTTTTGTCATTATAATATGGATTCTCCTTTGTGTCCTACCTTATTTATATTCATGGCGTCTTTAAGCATTTCAATTTCCAAGAACCGAATTATAAGAACTTAACGATACATGTATTTGAAAAGAATATCAAGTCAAcgctaccaaaaaaaagttatagatAATCATGAATACTACTTTTGGACTATTGTTTCTAATATTGAGATGAGGATCTCTACTTTTACTAGACAACTAGAGAAGAAATTCTAGtctcatctttaattatgcatgtcttttattatttattacgTATTGGTCTTTTCCTAATCATGCTAAGTGAATAGTTACTTAGTTGAATCATATGGATAATGATTTTATGTTGCTTTTAAAAAGATTCTTCATTTAGGTTGagattattaatatattagacTTAGTCTTTcaagtttgaaattttgacattttgttGCACTTGTTTATTAAAAGGTTTGAGCCATGGAAAATTAATGTTAAGAGGCTAAGAAAATTAGTAAGGTAATATTGGACATCTCTGCATTGCcttgtaattatttatttttagatgaGAGTTTAGCAATTAGAAGTGATTAGCATAGTTTATTAGCTTCATGCGGGTGGattaatcataattaagaGAACCATCTTCTAATTTCTAAGCCAGTGTTCAGTTCAACCTAATCCGTAATTGTTtgatatttagttattttttatcTATGCATAACCTTTGATCCAATGCGTCcttcattgttttttaatctcataagtttagttgttttcttttttaattgtttttctattcGCTTCATTGCTTCATTTCACTTGTTACTCGTATTTTATCgttttcttagatttttttttttaaaactcttaactATCTAGCTATGTATAGATTAAATATTGGATCTTGGAAGTCTAGTATTGCGATCTATCATGGTGGATATGATCCTGATTATGAAATAAGTGTATTTACCCATGCACTTGCGGCATTATAACTCGAGCTATAATATTACAGGGAAGTATTTTGTCGTCAATGCTAAAGCTAACattatgattgattattaTGTGTCGGTTAGCATTCAATTAGCGATGTGATTTACTCATCAAGTTCCCAACAAAATTCCAACACCAACTATATGTTTACTTATTTAGCAATTTTAGTATagtttttcaacaaaaaataatatttattttcgaGGGGATGAATGATTTCCGCTGTTACTTAAGAGATGAGTTAGCAACATTTTTTTGACGAAAACTTtcagaattttaaaagataatcttctaaaaatctcttaaatatttgattcttTGTACCAACATTTCCTTGGACTGGGCAAccaatacaaattttattttaatatcattttgaGGTTGACAAAGCTTAAActaatacaaattaaatttaaaaatttgaagactttaaaaatatattaaaaatcagAAGGTTTGTTGGGGAATTTGTTGTAAGAGATAGGTCATTTCCTATACCATTATTTCTAGGGAGATACATGCATGAAGAAGTCTTCATACTAgtcttctttttatcttcaTAAAAATTCATAGCAGTCTTTGAACTTTTCATATCAAAGCTTgtacaaaacaattatttatgtctttgattttttttatttttgtatattttttttatgtctttgaATTTCTCTAGCTCTTACCAAGTTTACGTGACCTAAGAAGATATATGTTTTATCGTTTTTTCAGTAGCAATCCTAGGTCCCAAGTTTTATGTTCCATCAGTCATTTTCTTGCGTCCAAAGTCCTGCTTGACTGCTTCTATtgttaatgatgtttttattttcttgttaataaATGAACACATTGCCATAAAATGATTAATCATATTAGAAACTTCAGAAAAATGACCATAACCGGAAAGTGGACGTTTTCAAAAGCTATCAAGTATCAAGAGATGGCAATTTAATAATGATGATGGTCGATGGGGccaaaaccatttttgtttcaacaCGTCGGTCCAAGAAATTTCTAAGTATGTCAAAGTTTTCGTGTTGTTTGGcaatcttttttataaaagaaagcAGTCGAAGTTTTCAAAAAGCAGTGCTCTAGATAACCTTAACATATCTTAAATTTAGACCGACCAAGATTTGGAATCTACCTTTGAACATAAAAATGCTTTACACATCGATGACGTGTATATGTTATAGATAGATTTAGCATGAGTATACATATAGACTAATCAGAATGAAACAAGTAGAGGAATTTATTAGTCTAAGTAAGCAGTTAATGCTCTCTCACCTAACAATCAGCCACGCACATCTAACTcctaattatctttttttatgtaaagGAAAGTCTTCATACCttactaataaaataataaatatttggttgaaaaataaaataacatgataattaattgttattatatgtttaatCCATCAATCAATACTGTCTTTTGGTACAAATTGTCCACAACTTCTTGAGGattttttaagatttaaaGGCGTGGTCTTCAATATTTACATAAGACTAGAGACTTTGGCATTGTTTTTTCCTACTTTGATATGAACTTAACTTctttataataacaaaaaatgaaaagaggtGTAACATAAAAAACTATTCTTGCCCAAATAGGTAAATATCGAATTCTGATTACGCAAGATGCTTTTATGTTGGGATAATTACAATTCGACATTAGTTGGTTAATGGTTATTCATCTTTCCACTCATCATGAAACTAAATTCAAGAATATATAGCTTTATACTTGAAActtatgtgtgtttttgatTACTAGATTCTAATTAACGTAGAATTTTCTAACATTTTTCTTGTACTCTGCTGCCATTcaactttaaaaatattgtacaCAAAAGATATTATTTCTTTGGTAAAATTCAACCTAGATATCGACTACCACGCTAGTTAAAGTTTTTGCATCAGTTGAAAATGGAACTCCTTTTAAGTTTATTGATATATTACTACTCTTATTAGTCTAAGCGTTCAGATTAATGTATCGAAGTTAATGATTATTATAAGAGTCATATATACAAGAAAGTAACGCTAGCTAATCAAGAGATAATGATGGTAGTTAAATGTCAATTTTGATTAGAGCACGCTCGTAGACTTGGTTGCACATGCCATTGCGAAATGTTCTTGCATTCATCTATTAGTTTCATATTTATTATGATACTGATGAATCTTGTTCAGATAAGAATTGTACGTTCTTTCAAATGGTGGAATTTGTTTgtcaatataaaattttatatgttgGAATAATCAGAGAGATTAGGGCGTAAGATCCGTCTACTGGGAGTGAGTCTTTCCTCCGCCCAATTGGCATAAATATTGAAgacaaaacatgaaattttccatcaaattagataaacatataaatagaaaaagagaatcaatgaattttttgttacagtttttaaattttataaattcacTACTAGATTAGGTAATGGTTAGTGCCAAACAATGATCAAACTTTCAATTAAAGGCTTTTAACTTCAAAAAGTCACATGATCCAATGGCAGTTAatatagataaaaatattaaaagctGGTCCGGATCTAGAGAAATGTATGGCTTCAATCCGgaactttttaatttgttctaAATTCTTATTAGCATTACTTCAGTTTTAACTTGATTCAATCATTGTTGAGTTATTTTTCCCGCAGAAATCCAGTGCTTAAATTACATTCATTAGCACTATCattcaattaataaaatatgatattgCGTTAAGCttttatgatattgatttttaattttaaattgctaattataattaatcacTAAGCATTTACTgtataaattttgttgaagaaaaaatcttcGTGGCATTGAACGAAGGCTGGCCCAAAATGTTTATGGGCTTAAAGTcgaagaaattttgtttggtgcATTAACAAATACATTTCTAAAACATGACATATGAAATGAATTAAAGTAAGGCATGAGTGATATGACGATTTCATTTTTCAAGAATCATTCATTCTTATGAACAAAAGAATGATTCCCCAACCCCTTCATTGGGACTATTTCTCACTCTCTTGTAAAGTGTACTGCAAAGAGTAATTCTTTAATAGTCCATATCTAATCCCATATATAttgcaaattaaatattttacctATGAAAACGAAGCAAAACCGTTTTACTATTTCTCCTTCGGCTCGAGAATGCTTATCCCACAAGTGactttacaactttttttattatttttttttttttgtcaaagaagtGACTTTACAActtataatttctttattcCTTTAATTTCGGATGAATTTGTCTTTAGTACTAATATCATAAATCACTTAGAACTAAAAACTGATATACTCAAGATACCACTCAAAGGTCAATCGTGCTAATTGAATTGATATGCTGTTTAAATTGGTATTGTatgatataataattaataacgaGTTAACTACAAGTAGCTTTATATCgtaattgaattttaatagattaaa includes:
- a CDS encoding Zinc finger (C3HC4-type RING finger) family protein (Zinc finger (C3HC4-type RING finger) family protein; FUNCTIONS IN: ubiquitin-protein ligase activity, zinc ion binding; LOCATED IN: plasma membrane; CONTAINS InterPro DOMAIN/s: Zinc finger, RING-type (InterPro:IPR001841), Zinc finger, C3HC4 RING-type (InterPro:IPR018957), von Willebrand factor, type A (InterPro:IPR002035); BEST Arabidopsis thaliana protein match is: Zinc finger (C3HC4-type RING finger) family protein (TAIR:AT2G22680.1); Has 30201 Blast hits to 17322 proteins in 780 species: Archae - 12; Bacteria - 1396; Metazoa - 17338; Fungi - 3422; Plants - 5037; Viruses - 0; Other Eukaryotes - 2996 (source: NCBI BLink).), whose translation is MGTGWRRAFCTTAPRNSDAAAPDLDKQRTGYNLTPSPSPRSCVKLAFLSGGSNPSTPRSTSSPSLRCRTADAQTPTAEQTSTPRSATKSPRLSLAAISNPSSPRSPLKLSLFRNSFKFRSTCGICLNSVKTGQGTAKYTAECSHAFHFPCIADYVRKQGKLVCPVCNSIWKDASLLVPHKNATESPLDDSVSVIQEKRVVVTSSPRAKPRPKQSDYSRFYDDDEPLLSPRFVTIPEADENCGGEEEDDVPQFKGFVVDPNPSFAVKTNEIPVNGRDFGNVQVSLLPEAAVVSVGCGYETRAVALRVKAPPPLTARGGVGRRLLDPSQRAPVDLVVVVDVGGTMNGAKLQMVKRAMRLVISSLGSADRLSIVAVVMTVPKRLLPLKRMTEHGKRSAGAVVDGLLCGQGSNTSEALKKASRVLEDRRERNPVASIVLLTDGQGQLSKVHTNQRSTITNVGSTRFAHIEIPVTEHGFGESGGCSNAPAEEAFAKCIGGLLSVVVQDLRIQIRVGSGSGPCEISAIYLCNGRPTLVSSGSGSVRLGDLYAGEERELLVELRVPSTATRAYQILSVRGLFKDPSTQEVVYGRDQSLRVPQAVRSSSSPRIERLRSLFIATRAVAESRRLVEYGECTSAYHLLTSARALLGQSGTVEAAEYIKVVEAELVEVQWRGQQLMEYQSQHQQQHNQRRRGSERETTTTMTLMDENGEPLTPASAWRAAEKLAKLAMMKKSDLHGFENARF